The following coding sequences lie in one Arachis ipaensis cultivar K30076 chromosome B05, Araip1.1, whole genome shotgun sequence genomic window:
- the LOC107641675 gene encoding uncharacterized protein LOC107641675, protein MEARQGSNHERRWMVALMAVCLWVRERNLGMADEKDAEALRCHRQLVEEEEAAQKRSIQAREQKHATEIEEHIGSAEDDLSTAKTCLATYDFKAHNLKTFIDSTPLYNPFQWLTEQKTEAVGARLTGEDANEGAVAAIAMYYCCS, encoded by the exons ATGGAGGCACGTCAAGGGAGCAACCATGAAAGGCGGTGGATGGTTGCTCTAATGGCAGTGTGTTTGTGGGTTAGAGAGAGAAACCTTGGCATGGCGGATGAAAAGGATGCTGAAGCTTTGAGGTGCCACAGGCAGCTGGTGGAGGAGGAAGAAGCCGCTCAAAAAAG ATCAATACAGGCAAGGGAACAAAAGCATGCGACAGAAATTGAAGAGCACATTGGGAGTGCAGAAGATGATTTGTCAACAGCAAAAACATGTTTGGCTACTTATGATTTTAAAGCACATAACCTGAAAACATTCATAGATAGCACTCCTTTATATAATCCTTTTCAATGGCTAACAGAACAAAAGACGGAGGCGGTGGGGGCCAGGCTCACTGGTGAAGATGCAAATGAAGGCGCAGTAGCTGCCATTGCTATGTATTATTGTTGTTCTTAA
- the LOC107642799 gene encoding serine/threonine-protein kinase SRK2I has protein sequence MDRTPAAAAGAGGAGMELPIMHESDRYDFVRDIGSGNFGVARLMRDKLTKELVAVKYIERGDKIDENVKREIINHRSLRHPNIIRFKEVILTPTHLAIVMEYASGGELFERICNAGRFTEDEARFFFQQLISGVSYCHAMQVCHRDLKLENTLLDGTSALHLKICDFGYSKSSVLHSQPKSTVGTPAYIAPEVLLKQEYDGKVADVWSCGVTLYVMLVGSYPFEDPNEPKDFRKTIQRVLSVQYSIPDFVQVSPECRHLISRIFVFDPAERITIPEILKNEWFLKNLPAELIDEKIMGSQFEEPDQPMQSIDEIMQIISEATIPPVGAHTLDHFMMDDNIDVDDDMDDLDSDFELDVDSSGEIVYAI, from the exons ATGGATCGAACGCCGGCAGCGGCGGCGGGAGCGGGCGGAGCAGGGATGGAGTTGCCAATCATGCACGAAAGTGATCGCTACGACTTCGTCCGTGACATAGGCTCCGGGAATTTCGGTGTGGCGAGGCTCATGAGGGACAAGCTCACCAAGGAGCTTGTTGCTGTTAAGTACATCGAACGCGGTGATAAG ATTGATGAAAATGTTAAGAGAGAAATCATTAATCACAGGTCTCTAAGACATCCTAACATCATCAGGTTTAAAGAG GTCATTTTGACACCTACTCATTTGGCAATCGTAATGGAATATGCATCTGGAGGAGAATTGTTTGAGCGAATCTGCAACGCAGGGCGTTTTACTGAAGACGAG GCTCGGTTCTTCTTTCAACAACTCATATCTGGGGTCAGCTATTGCCATGCAATG CAAGTATGTCACCGGGACTTGAAGTTGGAGAACACTTTGTTGGATGGAACTTCAGCTCTTCATTTGAAGATATGTGATTTTGGGTACTCCAAG TCTTCAGTGCTTCATTCACAACCAAAGTCAACAGTGGGGACTCCAGCATATATTGCTCCGGAAGTGTTGCTAAAGCAAGAGTATGATGGCAAG GTCGCGGATGTTTGGTCATGTGGAGTAACCTTATATGTGATGCTAGTGGGATCATATCCTTTTGAAGATCCTAATGAACCTAAAGACTTCAGGAAGACAATTCAG AGGGTCCTCAGCGTCCAGTACTCTATCCCAGACTTTGTTCAAGTATCTCCAGAGTGTCGCCACCTTATCTCAAGGATCTTTGTTTTTGACCCTGCTGAG AGGATCACCATTCCTGAAATCTTGAAAAATGAATGGTTTCTGAAGAATCTTCCGGCAGAGTTGATTGATGAAAAAATTATGGGTAGCCAATTTGAAGAGCCAGATCAACCCATGCAGAGCATTGATGAGATCATGCAGATAATTTCAGAAGCTACAATACCACCGGTTGGGGCACATACGTTAGACCATTTTATGATGGATGATAACATCGATGTGGATGATGACATGGATGACTTGGACTCTGACTTTGAGCTTGATGTAGATAGCAGTGGGGAGATAGTATATGCTATATAA